GGGATGACCTGGCGGTGCAGCGGGATGGTGTGGATCTGGCTGCGGAACTCGGTCAGCGCGGCGCGGATCAGGGCCTCGCGCTTCTTCGGGTCGACCTCGGACGAGGACTGAGCCGCCAGTTGATCGAACTTGTCGTTCTTCCAGCCGCCATAGTTGTAGGAGCCGATGCCCTTCTCACCCCGGTTGCGGTAGACCGGCGCAAAGATCGATTCGGCATCCGTGATGGCCCCGCCCCAACCATAGAGGTAGAGGCTGGTATCGACCTTCTCCAGCTTGGGGAAGAAGAGCACACGCGGCATGGCGTTGACCTTGACCTTGACCTTGAGCTGCGCCCACATCGAGGCCAGGGTCAGGCAAATCTCTTCGTCGTTGATGTAACGGTTGTTCGGGCAATCCAGCGTGACCTCAAAGCCCTCGGCGTAGCCGGCGTCCGCCATCAGCTTCTTGGCGGCGGCCAGGTCATAGGGCAGGCGAGTCTGCAGGGTTGGATCGTCAAAGCTGGCCTTGGGCGAAGGGGTGAGGCCGCCGGTGGGTTGGGCCAGGCCCTGCATCAGCTTGGTGCGCATGCCCTCGATGTCGATGGCCTGGTAGAGCGCCTGGCGCACGCGCAGGTCCTTGAAGGGGTTCTTGCCGTCCGGGCTCTTGCCGTAGAGCAGGCTGTCGCGCGCCTGGTCCATGCCGATGAAAACGATGCGGTTCTCGGGGCCGTCGATGATCTGCAGGCCGCGCTGGCTGCGCAGGCGTTGCACATCGCGCGGCGCGGGGTCCAGCACCAAATCCAACTCACCCGAAATCAGCGCAGCCAGCCGGGTGGCGTCGTTGCCAATCGGCGTGAAGACGATTTCCTCGACATTGCCTTCGAACTTGCCCCACCAGTTGGGGTTGCGCTTGAAGACGTTCTTCTGCCCGGGCTGGCGGCTCACCAGCATGTAGGGGCCGGTGCCGTTGGCATTGATGCTGGTGTGGCTCTCTTCCTTGTTCTTGAAGTCCTGCGGGCGGGTGACACGGTGCTTTTCGGCCCAGGCCTTGTTCATGATCCACAGCAGATCCAGATGCTGCAGAAAGACCGGGTTGGGCTTTTCCAGCTTGAACTCGACCGTGTGCGCGTCGATCTTCTTGGGAATGCCCACGGCATTGCCGTACTGCAGCAGCTGCGAGGTGGTCTCGCGCGAGCGCGCCATCGAGAACACCACGTCGTCGGCGGTGAAGGGGGCACCGTCATGGAACTTCACGCCCTGGCGCAGCTTGAAGCGCCAGGTCAACGGGTCGGGGTTGCTCCACTCGGTGGCCAAGGCAGGCACGATGGACATGTCTTTGCCGCGCGTGACCAGCTTTTCATAGACCTGGCCGTTGACCATATTGGTCATGGACTCGTTCTGCGAGTGCGGGTCGGCGGTCTGCAAATCGCCCTGGCTGGCCCAGCGCAAGGTCTGGGCCGGGGCGCCGGAATGAAGAGCGGCCGCCAGGGCGGCCGCGAGAAGCAGGTTTTTCATGGTCGGGTTCAGCGCGGCTGACTCCATAGTTCGGTGAGTTGGGTGAAGCCCCAGGCGGTAGCGTCCTCGCGGCCGACGATCTTGTCCGTGCCCGCCGCGAGGTCCAAATCCACCACCTCAATGGGCAGATTGGATTTAGTGGAGAAAAACACCCGTACCTTGGGAGCCGTGAGCTTGCCGGGGTTCTGATCGATCACCACCGCCAGCCGGCCAGAATTCAGACGCACCAAGGTGCCCACGGGGAAGATGCCGATCGACACCACGAAGGCCTGGAACACCTTGGGGTCAAAGTGGCCCTGCCACTGCGCCATGCGCGCCAGCGAGGCCGCGGGGTCCCAGGCACCTTTGTAGGGGCGGGTGGAGGTCACGGCGTCATAGACATCGCAGACCGCACCCATGCGGGCCAGGAGCGAGATCTGCTCGCCGGCCAAGCGGTGGGGGTAGCCACTGCCATCCATTTTTTCGTGGTGGTGCAGGCAGACATCGAGTACGCCTTCGTCGAACACACCACTGGCCTTGAGGGCCTCAAACCCACGCGCCGGATGGCTGCGCATCACGGCGAACTCGGCATCGGTCAGCGCGCCCGGCTTGTTCAGTACCTCCAGGGGCATCAGCATCTTGCCCACATCGTGCAGCAGACCCGCCATGCCGGCTTCGCGCTGCTCGTCCTCGGTCAGGCCCAGCTGTTTACCCAGCGCGACCATCATGGCGCACACGGCAATCGAGTGCATATAGGTGTAGTCGTCGCGGGTCTTGAGCCGCGCCAGGCTGATCAGGGCCGAGGGGTTGCGCCACACCGATCCGGCAATGTCCTCCACCAGCGGCGTGCATTCCTCGCTCTTGATGGCATGGCCCAGCCGGGCCTCGTTCAGCATGGTGGTGACCTGCTGCTTGCTCTTGCGCATCAGCTCGGCAGCCTGCTCGAACTCCTGCGCAAAGCTGCGCGCCACCACGGGCACGGCGGCCGGACGCGGGGCCGGTGGCGGGGGCGGCGGCGGCGGCGGGGGTGGGGGCGGGTTCACCTCGGGCTCGGGAGCCACGGCGGCCAGCGCGTCGGCAGCGTCCTTGCCCTTGGCCACATCGATCCAAATAAAGGGCACGCCCGAGCGCTTGAGGCTGTCCAGGTCGGCCTCATCCGTCAGCAGGAAGCGTGTCTTCCAGAACGGATGCGAGAGCCAGGAGCCCTCCATCGACTGGAGAAACATGCCCAGTTCGGCTTGCGCGGTGGGAATCTTTTTCAGCATGGCTTGAGCAAAGTATCAGGCCAAAGCACACCCCTGCACCCCGGGGCATCCCGCAAAGACAAAGGCCGCCGGGGTTGCCCCAGGCGGCCTGTGAAAAAACTCGCGAACTGCGATTTACCTTGTCGCCGACTGTGGCACGGTCTTCAGCTCGCCCGGCAGGCTGGCCAGGTAGGCGGCGATCTGCTTGATCTCGGCCGTGCTCATGCCCTTGATCTGGCCCTGCATGATGGCGTTGCCGCGACCGACGGTGCTCTTGCCTTCCAACTGATAGGCCCGGAGGGCCACCGTCAGGTAGTCGGCGTGCTGACCGGCCAGCTTGGGGTGGTTGCCGTCCAGGGTCTTGCTGAAATTGGTGCCGTGGCAGGCCACGCAG
Above is a window of Inhella inkyongensis DNA encoding:
- a CDS encoding ABC transporter substrate-binding protein, translated to MKNLLLAAALAAALHSGAPAQTLRWASQGDLQTADPHSQNESMTNMVNGQVYEKLVTRGKDMSIVPALATEWSNPDPLTWRFKLRQGVKFHDGAPFTADDVVFSMARSRETTSQLLQYGNAVGIPKKIDAHTVEFKLEKPNPVFLQHLDLLWIMNKAWAEKHRVTRPQDFKNKEESHTSINANGTGPYMLVSRQPGQKNVFKRNPNWWGKFEGNVEEIVFTPIGNDATRLAALISGELDLVLDPAPRDVQRLRSQRGLQIIDGPENRIVFIGMDQARDSLLYGKSPDGKNPFKDLRVRQALYQAIDIEGMRTKLMQGLAQPTGGLTPSPKASFDDPTLQTRLPYDLAAAKKLMADAGYAEGFEVTLDCPNNRYINDEEICLTLASMWAQLKVKVKVNAMPRVLFFPKLEKVDTSLYLYGWGGAITDAESIFAPVYRNRGEKGIGSYNYGGWKNDKFDQLAAQSSSEVDPKKREALIRAALTEFRSQIHTIPLHRQVIPWAARAGVKAVHRPDNWLEVAWVTVPGK
- a CDS encoding HD-GYP domain-containing protein, encoding MLKKIPTAQAELGMFLQSMEGSWLSHPFWKTRFLLTDEADLDSLKRSGVPFIWIDVAKGKDAADALAAVAPEPEVNPPPPPPPPPPPPPAPRPAAVPVVARSFAQEFEQAAELMRKSKQQVTTMLNEARLGHAIKSEECTPLVEDIAGSVWRNPSALISLARLKTRDDYTYMHSIAVCAMMVALGKQLGLTEDEQREAGMAGLLHDVGKMLMPLEVLNKPGALTDAEFAVMRSHPARGFEALKASGVFDEGVLDVCLHHHEKMDGSGYPHRLAGEQISLLARMGAVCDVYDAVTSTRPYKGAWDPAASLARMAQWQGHFDPKVFQAFVVSIGIFPVGTLVRLNSGRLAVVIDQNPGKLTAPKVRVFFSTKSNLPIEVVDLDLAAGTDKIVGREDATAWGFTQLTELWSQPR